A region of Candidatus Diapherotrites archaeon DNA encodes the following proteins:
- a CDS encoding ABC transporter permease — protein sequence MAQEHAEMKSGMAIGAEAKGMVLGNELRAVFFLWKREMLRMRRSKSRMISQFGMPLLFFLILGTGLNGAFAVSGAGTNYLEFMAPGIILMTILFGSFFSGMGILIDRQFGFLKETLIAPVSRPAIVIGKALGGATDALFKAAVMLAVTILLGVHINLLALPALAVAVIIISISIVSIGMMFGSVMEDMQGFPIISNLVIMPLFFLSGALFPLESSPAILRTIAAFNPFTYAVETMRFALFGESYISIALSLPVTAAFMLATVAIAAYLFSRIEE from the coding sequence ATGGCACAAGAGCACGCGGAAATGAAAAGCGGAATGGCAATTGGGGCTGAGGCGAAGGGAATGGTTTTGGGCAACGAATTAAGGGCGGTTTTTTTCCTGTGGAAAAGGGAAATGCTGAGGATGCGGCGTTCCAAAAGCAGGATGATTTCGCAGTTCGGCATGCCGCTGCTGTTTTTTCTGATACTCGGAACCGGCCTCAACGGGGCGTTTGCCGTGAGCGGCGCCGGCACAAACTATCTTGAATTCATGGCACCCGGCATAATCCTGATGACCATACTTTTCGGCTCGTTCTTTTCAGGAATGGGAATACTCATCGACAGGCAGTTCGGTTTCCTGAAAGAAACGCTGATTGCCCCGGTGAGCAGGCCGGCAATAGTGATTGGAAAGGCGCTGGGCGGGGCAACCGACGCGCTGTTCAAGGCAGCCGTGATGCTTGCAGTGACCATCCTGCTGGGCGTGCACATAAATTTGCTGGCTTTGCCTGCGCTCGCAGTCGCGGTCATAATAATCTCAATCTCGATCGTTTCAATCGGCATGATGTTCGGCTCTGTGATGGAGGACATGCAGGGCTTTCCGATAATTTCAAACCTGGTCATAATGCCGCTGTTTTTCCTGAGCGGTGCGCTCTTTCCGTTGGAGAGTTCTCCGGCAATACTGCGGACAATTGCGGCATTCAACCCCTTCACGTACGCGGTTGAAACAATGAGATTCGCGCTGTTCGGAGAGTCATACATAAGCATAGCGTTGAGCCTGCCGGTTACGGCCGCGTTCATGCTTGCAACAGTCGCAATCGCCGCATACCTGTTCAGCAGGATAGAAGAATAG